The stretch of DNA ATGTAACAATTGATTTAATCTCTTCATCTGTAAGGTCTTTATTCAATTGGTGGTATCCCATTTTTTTGATAGCGTCTTCGATGGTTGTTATACTTCCATCATGGAAATAAGGAGCAGTTAGTAAAACGTTACGCAAAGAAGGAACTTTGAAGAAGAATTTTTCTGATTCATTTTTCGTAACATTGTATCTTCCAAGGTCTTTGGTTTCATAAGGATTACGTTCTCCTAATTTTCTATAACTAGTGCCGCCTAACGTTGTTCCGTAGTGACATCCTGTGCAGCCTACATCCATAAATGTAGCTAAACCTTTTTGTTCAGCCGGAGTAATGGCTTTTATATCACCTTTCATCCAATCATCGAATCGATCCGAAGTTTTCAGTGTACGTTCGAAAGCGGCAATTGCTTTTGCTAAATTGTCATAAGTAAGATTTTCTTTTTCATCAGGAAAAGCCTTAGCGAATAACTCTGGGTATTCGGTTTTAGACAATTTTTCGAGAACAGCCTTTTCAGAAGGCATAGCCATTTCACCTGGATTTAAAATAGGTCCTTTGGCTTGATCTGCAAGTGTAGCCGCTCTTCCATCCCAAAATTGTGCAATATGAAATCCAGCATTGAGTACAGTTGGTGAATTTCTATCTCCTGTTTTTCCGAATGCGCCCGGGGAAGTAGCTAAATTATCAACTCCACCCTTTTTATCTTTTACATTGTGGCAACTATTACAAGATTGACTGTCGTTTACGGAAAGTCTATTATCGAAATACAATTTTTCCCCAAGGCTGATAAGTTCAACGGAATCCTTTTCGCCACCTGGCATTTTATCAGGTAGTGTTCCAAAACTAGATTTGGCTTTCTTTTGAAGTTCAAGTGTTTCTTTTGAAGGTCCACAGTTTAGGAACAGAGCAAGAATCATCGATATAAAAATGATTTTTTTCATGTGTAAATTCTCCTTTTTTTTATTAGACATTTTTACAATGTAGAAATTTGTAAATAAGAATAGTTCTAAATTACAAATCAATAGTTTTAATTGTTAAACGTTAGTAGGGATATTTCGTATTATCCAACAGAAATATTTATTTCTAGGGGTAATAGTTATGATTTGCCAATATCCTCTATAAATTTCTATTACTATTAGATCATAGATTCTAGTGTAAATAAACTATAAAATAAATAAAGTTTTAATAACTCGGCTTACGCAAAAAAAATTTATGAAAATCAAAGCTGGATTCAGAATATTAGAAAATGCTAATAAATTTAATAACCTGCGGTGTGGCTTGGCTGAAGGTGTGAAAAAACGATGAGTGGAAAGCCGGTGCCAACCTCATGCGTACGCTGGACTCACCCAAACTCAATCATTACTTTTGAGAAGTAATGATAATAGCGATAGTGAAAGGTGAGTTAATAATAGATTACTGAAAAATTTTTTTGGAGATTTTGTAATTCAAATATTTTTTTAGTGGCAGATTATAGATATAAATATTTACTATGTGCATGACTTATCTCAATCATCAAAAGAAATTACCCGTTCCTATAGAGAAGTGCTTTATTTTGGGTAATTGGAAAATTTCGATTCTTTCAAAAAAGGGAAATTACTTTTGTAGTTGGTTACAGAGTTTGTTAATTTTGGTATTGTTTTCATTTTATTCTCAATTATTTTCTAAAGAAATTGCAAAGGAAACATTGGAAACAGATCCAGTGTTTTTAGAAATAAAGTCAAAACTGGATCCAAACTGGAAAGTTAAAATTAAAAACAATATACTTACATTGGAGCGCAAAAATCCAGTTTTTGTGATGCCATATTCTAAATCTCAGGATAACAATAATTATTCAGAAACCGAAAAATCAAGATTAATTAGAATAAAAAAATACGGAATGAAAATGAAACCAAACATTGTTTACCGCTATCAAAAAAGATGGACTGTAAATGAATCTATTCAAGCAGAAATTGTAAAAGAAGAAATTGAAAGTAAGATAAAGTCCCTTCCTGATAAATACAAAATAAGACACCTTCTCGATAATGAAATTAGCAATAAAGATATTGAAATTTTTATTCCAAAAACGAAATTAGAAAAAAGCAAAGTTAAGGAATATTTTAATGAAAAAACAAAATTGGAAAAAAAAATTCCAAAGTCACCCGATTATCATTTGAGTAAGTTTAGTTTATTTGTAATTTCAAAAAAAGATGTCAGTGGAGACTATTCAGAAGTATATCCTGAATCCGTACTTGGAGAATTTATTCAAGTCGAAAAACTTTTATACAAATACAAAGTCAAGGAATAGAATTCGGCTTGACTGATCGAATTTAGTTTCGATTTATATTTCTATGAATCGAATTATATGTCTTTTATTTTTTATTTTTATATTTCAGTGCCAAACATCAAAAGTAAATACTCCAAAAGAAAAAGTTCCAATTTTATTTCAAGTTTCGGATGAACATAAATCATTTTTTGTAGATCTGAATAAAAACGATTATTCAGAGGCGGAAATTTCTGAGATTTTTCAAAATCGTAAAGAACTAGCTCGAACTGTTTGTGAAATGGTTTACGGTCAGAAAAAATATTCCAAAGATATCGTAACACAATTTATTTCTGCAGAAAGTTTTACAAAGGAACCATTTAAAACTTGGGGACACCCAGTTCCAAAATTGATTGCTGGATGTTGGAATTTCTTTAAGCTGAATGATGTGCACCCTAATCGCGATTTTGCGCTACTAGCAAAATTATATCCGAATGAACCAAAAGATTGTTTTACGGTTGGATTTATGCAGGCTTATCTTATGCATAATACTCTTGGTTGTAAAACTTTAACAATGCTTGATTTTGATTGGAAAATTCTAGAAGGACATAAACAACTTTTAGATATCTTTCATGCAAAAGGATTTGATTCGGAAGAAAAAATTCCAAATTCACTTTCGTTACTTAAATTAGGTTGGATTGCAAGATTTGATAATCGTCCGATGGAAGCGGAAACGAAAACAGACTTAAATAGCCTTTGTTTTTTTGAACATCATAAAATGTGTAAAGAAATTTTACTAAATTTCCAAAAGAATATGTTAAGTCTTGATACCGTATACTTACGTTTATCCGCTCTTCATGATAGTAATTTCAAAACTCCGAATAATTATACTAAAATTATATATCTTAGCAATGCAATAGATGATATTTATACAAAGCGTGCGCAGTTTGATTCTATGATTGCTGAAACTGCAAAATTATTTGTGCCAGGACAAAAGGCTGTATTTGTGCATCATGCGGCCGGTCGTTCTTTGTTTGGAATTTATGAATTAAAAAAGGTAGACACTGGAACAGAAATAACTACTATCTGTAAAGATAAGTATTTAACTACTCCAGTAGAAGAGGTTACATCTGAGTATTCAACACATTTTGAAAAAGTAACTATAAATAAAAAATTTCCAACATGTGAGGCTATGCTAAAATAAATATTAATTAGCTGATGTTACGCAAAAAGGAAAAAAATGAAGATTAAAGTCAATTTAAGAATATTAGAAAATGCTAATAAATTAATAGAATCAATTGCCTGCTGTATAGCAAGTCTTACGGAGAGCGAACAAGCGATGGGTGGAAAGCCAGCCACTAGGCACAACCTTCATTTGACTGTTTGGCTCATCCGAACTCAATCATTTCTTTTTAAGAAAGAAATGATAATAGCGATAGCGTAAGGTGAGTTAATTAGGAGAGTTTTATGTTTCTTAGAAAAACATTTTCTTTAATTTTAATTTTAATTTTGTTTTTGTTTTGTATTCAAATTTCGTCAGAATCAATTTTTATTGATGCAAAAGGGAAAGTTATCAAAGAGAGATTTCGAGTGCCAAAAGGATACAAAAGAATTAAATCGATTGATAATTCTTTTGCTGAATATTTGCAAAATTTACCTCTTAAAAGACATGGCACAAAAGTTATGCTTTTTAACGGAAAAATAAAAACACCTGAAGATGTGTATGATGCGGTAATTGATATTGATGTAGGTGAAAAAGATTTACAACAATGTGCGGATGCAGTTATGCGTTTGCGAGCAGAGTATCTTTATTCCAAAGGCCGTTATGAAGATATTCATTTTAATTTTACGAATGGATTCAGTGCAGATTATTCTAAGTTTGCGCTAGGTAATCGAATTAATGTCAAAGGAAATTCTGTAACATGGAAAAAAACTTCAGATAAGGATTATTCGTATGAAACTTTTCGTAAGTATTTGGATATAGTTTATAGTTATGCGGGATCCGCTTCGCTGAGTAAAGAATTAATATCCGTAAAGAACTTTGCTGACATAAAAATT from Leptospiraceae bacterium encodes:
- a CDS encoding cytochrome-c peroxidase, yielding MKKIIFISMILALFLNCGPSKETLELQKKAKSSFGTLPDKMPGGEKDSVELISLGEKLYFDNRLSVNDSQSCNSCHNVKDKKGGVDNLATSPGAFGKTGDRNSPTVLNAGFHIAQFWDGRAATLADQAKGPILNPGEMAMPSEKAVLEKLSKTEYPELFAKAFPDEKENLTYDNLAKAIAAFERTLKTSDRFDDWMKGDIKAITPAEQKGLATFMDVGCTGCHYGTTLGGTSYRKLGERNPYETKDLGRYNVTKNESEKFFFKVPSLRNVLLTAPYFHDGSITTIEDAIKKMGYHQLNKDLTDEEIKSIVTFLGTLTDKQRL
- a CDS encoding DUF4846 domain-containing protein — its product is MFLRKTFSLILILILFLFCIQISSESIFIDAKGKVIKERFRVPKGYKRIKSIDNSFAEYLQNLPLKRHGTKVMLFNGKIKTPEDVYDAVIDIDVGEKDLQQCADAVMRLRAEYLYSKGRYEDIHFNFTNGFSADYSKFALGNRINVKGNSVTWKKTSDKDYSYETFRKYLDIVYSYAGSASLSKELISVKNFADIKIGDVLIQGGFPGHAVIVVDMAKSIDSGEKIFLFAQSYMPAQDIQILKNPEKEELSPWYSSNILDTIVTPEWEFKKTDLKRFN